In Mycoplasmopsis californica, one genomic interval encodes:
- a CDS encoding coiled-coil domain-containing protein: MKKLLLLAPLGVVPFVAASCSTKEKVKPINELLTKQNSGIQSPINSDNKYKKELEELAKIIDEISINLGLDKDTSTVFKVSKILELLKNINKDLLIKISKFKNAFNLKDIADKSDEKVKKALEALRKAFGEEGLNQPNNEQNDDPLQISHDEKINNLYAKIKELTNQLEKVEKTNQVINLVAQKLGIKTLKSEGDKYLDEIKNKLAMFNESDLTKLLKFKEEFKLKDLADKKDKNVKQAIEALKKAFADEGIDKQNLSDAPQDDEITPQTKSDTEQLKKETEQLKQENIKLQQELQQLKNQTNPSIQDSEKDKKIKELESTNADLMSQQQNLINEVNGLMQTQHLIKLKPEILDVIKGDPDLMDTLQKDAELRDLLNEGDLDPSEIKNSKEFQPLDDDDNDDSLITDDFLFSTSPKYDEEIKV, encoded by the coding sequence ATGAAAAAACTTTTATTATTAGCTCCTTTAGGAGTTGTTCCATTTGTAGCTGCATCATGTAGTACAAAAGAAAAAGTTAAACCAATCAATGAGCTATTAACAAAACAAAATTCAGGCATCCAAAGCCCAATAAATTCCGATAATAAATATAAAAAAGAATTAGAGGAATTAGCGAAAATTATTGATGAAATTAGTATAAATTTAGGCTTGGATAAAGATACTTCAACAGTGTTTAAGGTATCTAAAATTCTTGAATTATTAAAAAATATAAATAAAGATCTGCTTATTAAGATTTCAAAATTTAAAAATGCATTTAATCTTAAAGATATTGCTGATAAAAGTGATGAAAAAGTGAAAAAGGCACTAGAAGCCTTGAGGAAAGCATTTGGTGAAGAAGGTTTAAATCAACCTAATAATGAGCAAAATGATGATCCATTGCAAATTTCGCATGACGAAAAAATTAATAATTTGTACGCAAAAATTAAAGAACTAACCAATCAACTAGAAAAAGTTGAGAAAACAAACCAAGTAATTAATCTTGTTGCCCAAAAATTAGGCATTAAAACTTTAAAAAGCGAGGGTGATAAATACCTTGATGAAATAAAAAACAAACTTGCGATGTTTAATGAATCTGATTTAACAAAACTTTTAAAATTCAAAGAAGAATTTAAATTAAAAGATTTAGCAGATAAAAAAGATAAAAATGTTAAGCAAGCAATCGAAGCACTTAAAAAGGCTTTTGCTGATGAAGGAATCGATAAACAAAATCTATCTGACGCGCCACAAGATGATGAAATTACACCGCAAACAAAATCAGATACTGAGCAATTAAAAAAAGAGACAGAACAACTAAAACAAGAAAACATAAAACTTCAACAAGAATTACAGCAACTAAAAAATCAAACAAATCCATCTATTCAAGATAGTGAGAAAGACAAAAAAATCAAGGAATTGGAATCAACTAATGCAGACTTAATGTCGCAACAACAAAATCTAATTAATGAAGTAAATGGATTGATGCAAACCCAACACCTTATAAAGCTAAAACCTGAAATTTTAGATGTAATTAAAGGTGACCCAGATTTAATGGATACTTTACAAAAAGATGCCGAACTTAGAGATTTACTTAATGAAGGTGATTTAGATCCTTCAGAAATTAAAAATAGCAAAGAATTCCAGCCCTTGGACGACGATGATAATGATGATAGTTTAATAACAGATGATTTCTTATTTTCGACATCGCCGAAATATGATGAGGAAATTAAAGTCTAA
- the rpsB gene encoding 30S ribosomal protein S2: MTDTVEKKEVVANEATTKKVDEKAKEVKTSIVSKEKLLEAGAYFGHRASQWNPKMKDYLYPQLKRGIHIINTAVTTQRLEFAYNLINKFVAKNPRAQFIFVGTKKQAKETIKENAIRTGSFYVVDRWLGGTLTNSSTIFKRVSAMEELEEKAANNFEGYGYVKKEKLDLQKKLDKLHKNLDGIRNMRGLPTFMIVADPNEDEIAVKEARKKGVKVIGILDSNSNPDAVDFGIPANDDSAKSINLIITILADAIVTARGGKAKYAYRPDAEIELPKYEPDPKTIIKRERRGFFKRGDMSAETTETATTTSEKGE, encoded by the coding sequence ATGACAGATACAGTCGAAAAAAAAGAAGTTGTTGCAAATGAAGCAACAACAAAAAAAGTTGATGAAAAAGCAAAAGAAGTTAAAACATCAATTGTTTCAAAAGAAAAACTACTAGAAGCAGGTGCTTATTTTGGGCACAGAGCTAGTCAATGAAACCCAAAAATGAAAGATTACCTATACCCACAACTAAAAAGAGGTATTCACATCATTAATACAGCGGTTACAACTCAAAGGCTTGAATTTGCTTACAATTTAATTAATAAATTTGTAGCTAAAAACCCACGTGCTCAATTCATTTTTGTTGGTACTAAAAAACAAGCGAAAGAGACCATTAAAGAAAATGCTATCAGAACAGGTAGTTTCTACGTTGTTGATAGATGATTGGGCGGTACTCTAACTAACTCAAGTACAATCTTCAAAAGAGTTAGTGCAATGGAAGAATTAGAAGAAAAAGCTGCAAACAACTTTGAAGGCTATGGCTATGTTAAAAAAGAAAAATTAGATCTTCAAAAAAAATTAGATAAACTACACAAAAACCTAGACGGAATTAGAAATATGCGTGGTTTGCCTACATTCATGATTGTTGCTGACCCTAATGAAGATGAAATTGCAGTTAAAGAAGCTCGTAAAAAAGGTGTTAAAGTTATTGGTATTTTGGACTCTAACTCAAACCCTGATGCAGTTGATTTTGGAATTCCTGCAAATGACGATTCAGCTAAAAGTATTAATCTAATTATTACTATTTTAGCGGATGCAATAGTTACTGCTCGTGGCGGAAAAGCTAAATACGCATATCGTCCTGATGCAGAAATTGAACTTCCTAAATATGAACCAGATCCAAAAACAATAATTAAAAGAGAACGTAGAGGTTTCTTCAAAAGAGGCGATATGTCAGCTGAAACAACAGAAACTGCTACAACAACCTCGGAAAAAGGAGAATAA
- a CDS encoding IS30 family transposase, whose product MNYSIKKYTHITKSDREAIKSYLEINLSIRKIANILHKNPSTVSREIKRNLDKFGKYSPFYADIKAQRRHYHKYYFKFLNSKYSEFSELFLKKFDKKYYGVKLTHKYIKENFKIKIPCLKTVFNWIKTNKWIIKRSNLLRSSYKKGGKRHASVISRLVTSADYVFPIWTRPKSIDNREEYGHWEADMIVGKRATGYNNILTLTERKTRVGFAILIPSKNPMKVNAALRKLVLERQLIVKTITIDNGIEFEKIGILAKWLDIKIYRAEPYASFQRGSNEHWNGLIRREYKKGFDFNQISQEILDQITKRINDMPREILGWKSANDLFIEANFYGLVW is encoded by the coding sequence ATGAATTATAGCATTAAAAAATATACCCATATAACAAAAAGTGATAGAGAAGCAATTAAAAGTTATTTAGAAATAAATTTATCAATAAGAAAAATTGCAAATATATTACATAAAAACCCATCTACAGTAAGTAGAGAAATAAAAAGAAATTTAGATAAATTTGGGAAATATTCCCCATTTTATGCTGATATCAAAGCCCAAAGACGTCATTATCATAAATATTATTTTAAATTTTTGAATAGTAAATATAGTGAATTTAGTGAATTATTTCTAAAAAAATTTGACAAAAAATATTATGGGGTAAAACTTACCCATAAATATATAAAAGAGAATTTTAAAATTAAAATCCCTTGCTTAAAAACAGTATTCAATTGAATCAAAACAAATAAATGAATAATCAAAAGATCAAATTTATTGCGTTCCTCATATAAAAAGGGTGGAAAAAGACATGCAAGCGTAATTAGTCGCCTTGTAACATCAGCTGATTATGTATTCCCGATATGAACAAGACCTAAATCGATAGATAATCGTGAAGAATATGGTCATTGAGAAGCTGATATGATAGTTGGGAAAAGAGCTACTGGATATAACAACATTCTTACTTTAACAGAGAGAAAAACCAGAGTCGGTTTTGCGATTTTGATACCAAGTAAAAACCCAATGAAGGTGAATGCAGCATTAAGAAAACTCGTTTTAGAAAGACAATTAATAGTAAAAACTATAACTATTGATAATGGCATAGAATTCGAAAAAATAGGTATTTTGGCAAAATGACTCGATATAAAAATATATAGAGCTGAGCCATACGCCTCTTTTCAAAGAGGATCAAACGAACACTGAAATGGACTTATAAGACGCGAATACAAAAAAGGATTTGATTTTAATCAAATTTCGCAAGAAATATTAGACCAAATTACCAAAAGAATAAATGATATGCCAAGAGAAATTTTGGGTTGAAAATCTGCCAATGATTTATTTATCGAGGCTAACTTTTACGGCCTAGTATGATAG
- the tsf gene encoding translation elongation factor Ts translates to MMANQLALIKEVRERTGGGMIDVKKALEASEWDVEKAIIWLKSNGKIKAAKKAGRVSAEGLVAVASKDNKAIMLEVNSETDFVAKNEDFRKLVERFSSILLNSQAQTVEEFLAVKEGSETVESILEDATATIGEKLSIRRFERIQASEGETIGAFAHVNGQIAALVKVEGSNEEVARNVAMHTAAMKPEFIFVEEVPAERIETFKAEFVKPANFDSKPANIQENIINGSLNKKLADIVLVKQGFMMEESVSIEKYLSQHNLELIKAVRYGVGEGIEKRQDDFAAEVEAQMAKAKQ, encoded by the coding sequence ATTATGGCTAATCAATTAGCTCTTATTAAAGAAGTTCGTGAACGCACAGGCGGCGGAATGATTGATGTCAAAAAAGCTTTAGAGGCGTCAGAATGAGATGTTGAAAAAGCAATTATTTGATTAAAAAGCAATGGCAAAATTAAGGCCGCTAAAAAAGCAGGGCGTGTTTCTGCCGAAGGTCTTGTTGCTGTAGCATCAAAAGACAACAAAGCAATTATGCTAGAAGTTAACTCAGAAACTGATTTTGTTGCTAAAAATGAAGATTTTAGAAAATTAGTTGAAAGATTTAGCTCAATTCTTTTAAATTCTCAAGCGCAAACTGTGGAAGAATTCTTAGCTGTTAAAGAAGGTTCAGAAACTGTTGAATCAATTTTAGAAGATGCAACAGCAACAATTGGAGAAAAACTAAGTATTCGTCGTTTTGAAAGAATTCAAGCAAGCGAAGGAGAAACAATTGGTGCTTTTGCTCACGTAAATGGACAAATAGCAGCTCTTGTTAAAGTCGAAGGCTCAAATGAAGAAGTGGCAAGAAATGTAGCGATGCATACAGCTGCTATGAAACCTGAATTTATTTTTGTTGAAGAAGTCCCTGCTGAAAGAATCGAAACATTTAAAGCAGAATTTGTTAAACCCGCTAACTTTGATTCAAAACCTGCTAACATTCAAGAAAATATCATTAACGGTTCATTAAATAAAAAGTTAGCAGATATAGTTTTAGTTAAACAAGGCTTTATGATGGAAGAAAGTGTTTCAATTGAAAAATACCTATCACAACACAATTTAGAACTTATCAAAGCTGTTCGTTACGGCGTTGGTGAAGGTATAGAAAAACGTCAAGACGATTTTGCTGCTGAAGTTGAAGCACAAATGGCAAAAGCTAAGCAATAA
- the holA gene encoding DNA polymerase III subunit delta, which translates to MFIIYGQEKYFINKYITNIIKANEYAQVHNFYWNEITDLNNIVETIASHSLFGEQRIICIYDCPYLETKISKNEQNSAQDLLNQILINDQDIIVFINNLVSKDKIYTNFFTNSLNSLSPTLLFANTLNGFELNQEIQQIAMQSGAHIDNLAINALNRKLPNNLYLIQHEITKLAHLNSKITADLVENNVSNVYVEDTFGFSNSLETNSFDIIWRKYKEKINEAIEITSLISQLSQQLILADQIFLFMCAKYTIDDVAKSLKLNPYRVKKVYSLLNILGIKKVQALILALAELDQEIKEGKTDEVLGFENILIRFFN; encoded by the coding sequence ATGTTTATAATCTATGGTCAAGAAAAATATTTTATTAATAAATATATCACAAACATAATTAAAGCCAATGAGTACGCACAGGTTCATAATTTTTATTGAAATGAAATTACTGATTTAAATAATATAGTCGAAACAATTGCCTCACATTCACTTTTTGGCGAGCAACGGATTATTTGTATATATGATTGTCCTTATTTAGAGACTAAAATCAGTAAAAATGAGCAAAATAGCGCCCAAGACCTTTTAAATCAGATTTTAATTAATGACCAAGATATCATTGTATTTATCAATAATTTAGTCTCAAAAGATAAAATTTATACTAATTTTTTTACCAACTCATTAAATTCTTTAAGTCCAACCTTATTATTTGCGAATACGCTGAACGGCTTTGAATTAAATCAAGAAATACAACAAATTGCAATGCAATCAGGAGCGCATATAGATAATTTAGCCATAAATGCCCTAAATCGTAAATTACCTAACAACTTATATTTAATTCAGCATGAGATTACCAAACTAGCACACCTAAATTCAAAAATAACTGCCGATTTGGTTGAAAATAACGTTTCTAATGTTTATGTAGAGGATACATTCGGCTTTTCAAACTCATTAGAGACCAACTCATTTGATATCATTTGGCGTAAATATAAGGAAAAAATTAATGAAGCAATTGAAATAACTTCTCTAATTTCGCAGTTAAGTCAACAGCTGATTTTAGCTGATCAAATTTTCCTTTTTATGTGTGCAAAATACACAATAGATGATGTTGCAAAATCGCTTAAATTAAATCCATATCGTGTCAAAAAAGTTTATTCACTTCTAAATATATTAGGCATCAAGAAAGTGCAGGCATTAATACTGGCTTTAGCTGAACTAGACCAAGAAATCAAAGAAGGTAAAACCGATGAGGTTTTAGGTTTTGAAAATATCCTTATAAGATTTTTTAATTAA
- a CDS encoding M13-type metalloendopeptidase, translated as MKYEIKDNLFQAVNAEWLAENKIPDDKSSIGEFTVLHIKNERMMQRLADKLVEQLNKNELSEQTTINFAKFYALTKNFDSREEKNIQPLKPFFDEIINLKDLDELKSKYVEYSLRGYTLPIDYGVTTDFMDSRIQTLHFAIADHILPDKSHYDIPRVKTKFLRTYKSMAKSLLIPYLQDAQKVRNLINLALKYDKLIAKYSLTSLEKVKYTELYKPFKLEKIASKTKNFDFNSVISQSIAKPVDKIIFSDTKFARNIDKLFNENVFEQIKAWLAINLVLKFSKYLDQKTRNTAEKYSLSISGQSKPTNKRKHALQLALSYFSIPIGTILAKKILGPKSKKNIEKMVVHMIDIYKHKLQSNEWLSQATIDKAILKLSTLGVHIGYPNEFKPYYPELKVTSDSIIENVFEFNKVVAKYSLSQYKEPVNKNLWGMAPHIVNAYYNPSMNHIVFPAGILAGAFYSSKQSSAENYGGIGAVIAHEISHAFDNNGANFDENGNLKMWWTESDFAKFKERTKGMINLFQGAKIEHGACNGELTVSENIADAGGLGCALEAAKMEPDYDAQKFFINWAKIWKGKYKPELAARLLEQDPHAPVELRANIQAANREEFAQAFNIKEGDGMYIEPSKRVKIW; from the coding sequence ATGAAATATGAAATTAAAGATAACTTATTTCAGGCTGTAAATGCCGAATGATTAGCGGAAAATAAAATACCAGACGACAAAAGCTCTATTGGCGAATTTACTGTTTTGCACATTAAAAATGAAAGAATGATGCAAAGATTGGCAGATAAATTAGTTGAACAACTAAATAAAAATGAATTAAGTGAGCAAACCACAATTAATTTTGCGAAGTTTTATGCTTTAACAAAAAATTTTGATTCTCGTGAAGAAAAAAATATTCAGCCACTAAAACCATTTTTTGATGAAATTATAAATTTAAAGGATTTAGATGAATTAAAATCTAAATATGTGGAATATTCTCTTCGTGGATACACTTTACCAATCGATTATGGCGTTACAACTGATTTTATGGATTCTAGAATTCAAACATTACATTTTGCTATTGCTGACCACATTTTACCTGATAAATCGCACTATGACATTCCAAGAGTTAAAACCAAGTTTTTGCGTACTTATAAATCAATGGCAAAATCATTACTTATTCCATACTTGCAAGATGCACAAAAAGTTAGAAATCTAATTAATTTAGCGCTTAAATACGATAAATTAATTGCCAAATATTCATTAACATCTCTTGAAAAAGTTAAATATACCGAATTATATAAACCGTTTAAATTAGAAAAAATAGCATCAAAAACTAAAAATTTTGATTTCAACAGTGTTATTTCACAATCAATTGCAAAACCTGTAGACAAAATAATATTTAGCGATACTAAATTTGCGCGTAATATTGACAAATTATTCAATGAAAATGTTTTTGAACAAATTAAAGCATGATTAGCTATTAATTTAGTATTGAAATTTTCAAAATATCTTGATCAAAAAACAAGAAACACAGCCGAAAAATATTCGCTATCAATTAGTGGTCAATCTAAGCCAACAAATAAACGAAAACACGCTCTTCAATTAGCGCTAAGCTATTTCTCAATTCCGATCGGAACAATTCTTGCTAAAAAAATATTAGGACCAAAAAGTAAAAAAAATATTGAAAAAATGGTTGTTCATATGATTGATATCTACAAACATAAACTTCAATCTAATGAGTGATTAAGTCAGGCGACAATTGATAAGGCCATTCTAAAACTAAGTACTTTAGGCGTTCATATTGGTTATCCAAACGAGTTCAAGCCATACTATCCAGAACTTAAAGTTACTAGCGATTCAATAATTGAAAATGTCTTTGAATTCAACAAAGTTGTTGCAAAGTATAGCTTATCCCAATATAAAGAACCGGTTAATAAAAACCTATGAGGAATGGCTCCACACATTGTTAATGCATACTACAACCCATCAATGAACCATATTGTCTTTCCGGCAGGTATTTTAGCGGGAGCGTTTTATTCAAGTAAACAAAGCTCTGCTGAAAACTACGGCGGAATAGGAGCTGTAATAGCCCATGAGATTTCTCACGCTTTCGACAACAACGGTGCTAACTTTGACGAAAACGGAAATTTAAAAATGTGATGAACAGAATCGGATTTCGCTAAATTTAAAGAGCGAACAAAAGGAATGATCAATTTATTTCAAGGTGCTAAAATCGAACACGGAGCCTGCAATGGTGAATTAACAGTTTCAGAAAATATTGCCGATGCCGGGGGATTAGGTTGTGCGTTAGAAGCAGCAAAAATGGAACCTGATTATGATGCACAAAAATTCTTTATTAATTGAGCTAAAATATGAAAAGGTAAATATAAACCAGAATTAGCGGCAAGACTTTTAGAACAAGATCCTCATGCCCCTGTTGAGTTAAGAGCTAACATCCAAGCGGCCAATCGTGAAGAATTTGCCCAAGCTTTCAATATTAAAGAAGGCGATGGGATGTATATTGAGCCATCAAAACGAGTAAAAATTTGATAA
- a CDS encoding alpha/beta fold hydrolase, whose translation MINYITFKNRKIEILIQNNNKHKTALFIHGFSSNFIVFEPIIQLLSKDYNICAINMPSHGNSEIAPELMNMESFKDIVAHFAQTFNLQNVTLIGHSMGGGIASMAASILQEFKILDKVVLIAPMNRTMLIFRHLWPLFFPRTYEEYTKLVPILLKNPEIILQNEQLTDQMKQYYQSESTQRRLDVIYQWGSRMPEEHNQEVVDLGIASIAVPCALINGDHDGIVNVEICNNHYKKLNEKIIPFVIKDAGHNIWIDNWNQFSNVLVEFLNK comes from the coding sequence ATGATAAACTACATAACATTTAAAAACCGCAAAATAGAAATTTTAATTCAAAATAATAATAAGCACAAAACTGCATTATTTATTCATGGATTTTCTTCAAATTTTATTGTTTTTGAACCGATAATCCAACTTCTTTCTAAAGACTATAACATCTGCGCAATTAATATGCCATCTCACGGAAATAGTGAAATTGCTCCAGAATTAATGAATATGGAATCTTTTAAAGATATTGTCGCCCATTTTGCGCAAACATTTAACCTGCAAAATGTTACACTAATTGGACATTCAATGGGCGGGGGAATCGCCTCGATGGCCGCTTCAATTTTGCAAGAATTTAAAATACTTGATAAAGTTGTTTTAATCGCTCCTATGAATAGAACAATGTTAATATTCAGACACCTTTGACCTTTGTTTTTCCCACGGACATATGAAGAATATACAAAACTTGTTCCTATACTCTTAAAAAATCCAGAAATTATCTTGCAAAATGAACAGCTTACTGATCAAATGAAACAATATTACCAAAGTGAATCGACACAACGAAGATTAGATGTCATATATCAATGAGGTTCTCGTATGCCAGAAGAACATAATCAAGAAGTGGTGGATTTAGGTATAGCCTCTATTGCAGTTCCGTGTGCATTAATCAATGGAGATCACGATGGAATAGTTAATGTTGAAATTTGCAATAACCATTATAAAAAATTGAATGAAAAAATTATTCCATTTGTCATTAAAGATGCTGGTCACAACATATGAATAGATAACTGAAATCAATTTAGTAACGTATTGGTCGAATTTTTAAATAAATAG
- the lon gene encoding endopeptidase La codes for MEERLLITRIGDPELKSNVLYGYETRTIQVKPYGEVWTKKYLNSLVKKVGEGKVLDTTKTTSKSKNSEKSSEYLLLGYHPIFPGDLYDNKTIPIDELKVENISSVLTYAQILDVVKIEENIYEFTLKSIDRYELESIITLPDESGISADKILIKDIIRVSAKRFPLVLPDEEIPQTEIAISRIEEALTALAKSSVWPKIEQQMLLSNPWNDLYKQNLSEGYKTAKSENVDDELPTYFEAISQLIRYSFANNLTKLKIIEAKTYLQQAEILTNQIIWFYSLMEWSPKEEVVFRSIALFKEALSEDGEMDEIAEATSLNPKSSKKGKKSTDPISDAIVENELNKKVKDNLEKQQREFLLKEKLKVIKETLQEESNNDEDDSEFAKNSKDKTKAKIYPDSVVKLIKSETNKLKSMMSGSPDANITSSYVNVLKSLPWRKVEVETLDINKAREILDKNHYGLGEVKERIIEYLSLIINHKNIAKNSKKDVLLNFDDNHQIDLELFKEEDQNAKVQKNFNNVPILTLVGPPGTGKTSLARAIAEALNKSYIKISLGGVHDESEIRGHRRTYVGAMPGKIIKAIQKTGVSNPLILLDEIDKMSSDYKGDPSSAMLEVLDPEQNTKFQDNYLEHEYDLSKVMFIATANYYENIPKPLLDRVEIIELHSYTTNEKIKIAREHLIDIAIRQSGLTKDQFIIEDDVIEAIIKHYTTEAGVRGLKRQFDKIARKIVTKIVAGENIKEFKIDKETAFKLLGTPKFSGEDKIGKPQIGVVNGLAYTSIGGSTLQIEVIPYLNKNGGFKLTGSLKDVMKESASIAYSFVRSNAKNFGIEFEFESNEIHIHVPEGAVPKDGPSAGVTFTTALISALTQKPVSQDVAMTGEITLRGRVLEIGGLKEKSFAAFKNGIKTVFIPKSNEKNLKDIPEEVLNAIQFVPVEHYQEIFDHLFK; via the coding sequence GATAATAAAACAATTCCAATCGATGAGTTGAAAGTGGAAAATATTAGCAGTGTATTGACTTATGCTCAAATTTTGGATGTTGTTAAAATTGAAGAAAACATTTACGAATTTACACTTAAATCTATTGACCGTTATGAATTGGAGAGTATTATTACTTTACCAGATGAAAGTGGAATTAGCGCAGATAAAATTTTAATTAAAGATATTATTAGAGTGTCGGCAAAACGCTTTCCTCTTGTTTTACCAGATGAAGAAATACCACAAACTGAGATAGCGATAAGTAGAATTGAAGAAGCTTTGACTGCGCTTGCTAAATCTTCTGTTTGACCTAAAATAGAACAACAAATGCTTTTATCCAACCCTTGAAATGATTTATATAAGCAAAATTTGTCCGAAGGTTATAAAACTGCGAAATCAGAAAATGTTGATGATGAATTACCGACTTATTTCGAGGCTATTTCGCAACTAATTCGTTATTCATTTGCCAATAACTTAACAAAACTAAAAATAATTGAAGCCAAAACATATCTACAACAAGCTGAAATTTTAACAAATCAAATAATTTGATTTTATAGCTTAATGGAATGAAGTCCCAAAGAAGAAGTTGTATTCAGAAGCATCGCTCTTTTCAAAGAAGCACTTAGCGAAGATGGTGAAATGGATGAAATTGCAGAAGCTACATCTTTAAATCCTAAGTCATCTAAAAAAGGCAAAAAATCTACTGACCCTATAAGTGATGCTATTGTTGAAAATGAATTAAATAAAAAAGTTAAAGATAATTTAGAAAAGCAACAACGCGAGTTCTTATTAAAAGAAAAATTAAAGGTTATTAAAGAAACGTTACAAGAAGAGTCTAATAATGATGAAGACGATTCTGAATTTGCGAAAAACTCAAAAGATAAAACAAAAGCCAAAATATACCCTGATTCAGTGGTTAAGTTGATAAAATCAGAGACCAATAAGCTAAAATCAATGATGTCAGGAAGCCCTGATGCAAATATTACAAGTTCGTATGTAAATGTTTTAAAAAGCTTACCGTGAAGAAAAGTTGAAGTCGAAACTCTTGATATCAATAAAGCTAGAGAAATACTAGATAAAAATCACTATGGTTTAGGAGAAGTTAAAGAACGTATCATTGAGTATTTATCACTGATTATTAATCACAAAAACATTGCGAAAAATTCTAAAAAAGATGTTTTATTAAACTTTGATGATAATCATCAAATTGACCTAGAATTATTTAAAGAAGAAGATCAAAATGCAAAAGTACAAAAAAACTTTAATAATGTTCCTATTTTAACTCTTGTCGGGCCTCCAGGAACTGGAAAAACATCACTTGCCCGTGCAATTGCCGAAGCATTAAATAAAAGTTACATCAAAATTTCTCTAGGTGGGGTTCATGACGAAAGTGAAATTAGAGGACACAGAAGGACGTATGTTGGGGCAATGCCAGGTAAAATTATTAAAGCTATTCAAAAAACCGGTGTTTCAAACCCATTAATTTTACTTGATGAAATTGATAAAATGAGTTCGGATTATAAAGGCGATCCTTCATCAGCTATGCTAGAAGTTTTAGATCCAGAACAAAATACCAAATTCCAGGACAATTACTTGGAACATGAATACGACTTATCGAAGGTTATGTTTATAGCTACTGCTAACTATTATGAAAATATTCCAAAACCATTGCTAGATCGCGTTGAAATAATTGAATTACACTCATATACAACAAACGAAAAAATAAAAATTGCCCGTGAACACTTAATTGACATTGCGATACGTCAATCAGGGCTAACCAAGGACCAGTTTATTATTGAGGATGATGTAATTGAAGCGATAATTAAGCATTATACAACTGAGGCTGGAGTCCGTGGCTTAAAACGTCAATTTGATAAAATTGCTCGTAAAATAGTAACCAAGATTGTTGCAGGCGAAAATATCAAAGAATTTAAAATCGATAAAGAAACAGCTTTCAAACTACTTGGTACTCCAAAATTCTCGGGCGAGGACAAAATTGGTAAACCGCAAATTGGAGTCGTTAATGGTCTAGCATACACATCTATCGGTGGAAGCACTTTACAAATTGAGGTTATACCATATCTAAATAAAAATGGTGGATTTAAACTAACAGGTTCGCTTAAAGATGTTATGAAGGAATCTGCTTCAATTGCATATTCTTTTGTTCGATCAAATGCTAAAAATTTTGGAATTGAGTTTGAATTTGAGAGTAATGAGATTCACATTCACGTCCCTGAGGGGGCGGTTCCTAAGGATGGACCAAGTGCCGGAGTTACTTTTACTACAGCACTAATATCAGCACTGACGCAAAAACCAGTTTCTCAAGATGTTGCAATGACTGGTGAAATTACTTTGAGAGGTCGCGTGCTTGAAATCGGCGGCTTAAAAGAAAAATCATTTGCAGCTTTTAAAAATGGTATTAAAACAGTGTTTATACCAAAATCAAACGAAAAAAATTTAAAAGATATCCCTGAGGAAGTTTTAAATGCAATTCAATTTGTTCCTGTGGAACATTATCAAGAAATTTTTGATCATTTATTTAAATAA